A stretch of the Thiocystis violascens DSM 198 genome encodes the following:
- a CDS encoding YgaP family membrane protein has translation MSIERIVFAVAGAFILISVLLAMYVSPYWLWFTAFVGANLFQSAFTGFCPLALILKKMGKESGTAF, from the coding sequence ATGTCAATCGAACGAATCGTTTTTGCCGTTGCCGGCGCTTTCATCCTGATCTCCGTGCTGCTGGCGATGTATGTCAGTCCCTATTGGCTCTGGTTCACCGCCTTTGTTGGCGCCAATCTGTTCCAGTCCGCCTTCACCGGCTTCTGTCCGCTGGCGCTGATTCTTAAGAAAATGGGCAAGGAAAGCGGGACGGCGTTTTAG
- a CDS encoding AAA family ATPase has translation MEANDFSRLIQAMMRPEAYPHPADPVRHIETHISHVMLAGDFAYKLKKPLDLGFLDFSTLERRRHFCEEELRLNWRLAEDLYLEVVAVTGTPTAPRIGGAGPVLEYAVKMRRFPQAALLDRQPLTDELMIRLAEEIADFHARIPVADHRLDFGSPAAILAPMLENLAQVRARDVTPENLTRLARLETWIRARFQELAPTLEQRRRRGHVRECHGDMHRGNIALVEGRIRIFDAIEFNPNLRWIDTASEVAFLIMDLEQAGEAGLARLFLNRYLERSGDYGTLDVLDFYKVYRAMVRAKVAAIRLGQGDLDATDESAERHLGARYLALAESYTQPRAPHLLIVCGVSGSGKSCLAMRLREALPLIHLRSDVERKRLFGLSETARTQSGVDSGIYFPSATNWTYERLHRLADAILANGYDVLVDATFIARERRERFMYLARKHRAAFAILALDAPIEVLRQRLMRRLELGNDASEADLAVLERQLALRQCLSEAEKPYAVMIDSTDTPPISEILASIEAILGQMPDAISSTSRSSETLV, from the coding sequence ATGGAAGCCAATGATTTCTCTCGCTTGATTCAGGCCATGATGCGGCCGGAGGCGTATCCGCATCCGGCCGATCCTGTCCGGCACATCGAGACCCATATCTCGCATGTGATGCTGGCCGGCGACTTCGCCTACAAGCTCAAAAAGCCGCTCGATCTCGGCTTTCTCGACTTTTCGACCCTGGAGCGTCGCCGTCATTTCTGCGAGGAGGAACTGCGGCTCAATTGGCGGCTGGCGGAGGATCTCTATCTGGAAGTCGTCGCCGTGACCGGGACGCCGACGGCGCCCCGCATCGGCGGCGCGGGGCCGGTGCTGGAATACGCGGTGAAAATGCGTCGTTTCCCCCAGGCGGCGTTACTTGATCGGCAACCGCTCACCGACGAACTCATGATCCGTCTGGCCGAGGAGATCGCGGATTTTCATGCGCGCATTCCGGTGGCCGATCACCGGCTTGACTTCGGCTCGCCGGCGGCGATCCTGGCGCCGATGCTGGAAAACCTGGCTCAGGTACGCGCGCGCGACGTCACCCCCGAAAACCTGACGCGACTCGCTCGGCTCGAAACCTGGATCCGCGCGCGTTTCCAGGAGTTAGCCCCAACGCTCGAACAGCGACGGCGCCGGGGTCATGTGCGCGAGTGTCATGGCGACATGCATCGCGGCAACATCGCGCTGGTCGAGGGCAGGATTCGGATCTTCGACGCCATCGAGTTCAATCCCAATCTGCGCTGGATCGATACCGCCAGCGAGGTGGCGTTCCTGATCATGGACCTGGAACAGGCCGGCGAGGCGGGGCTCGCGCGGCTGTTCCTCAATCGCTATCTGGAACGCAGCGGCGATTACGGCACCCTGGACGTGCTCGATTTCTACAAGGTGTACCGTGCCATGGTCAGGGCCAAGGTCGCGGCGATCCGGCTGGGTCAGGGCGACCTGGACGCGACGGATGAGTCCGCGGAACGGCACCTTGGCGCCCGCTATCTGGCGCTCGCCGAGTCCTATACTCAGCCGCGCGCGCCGCACCTGCTGATTGTCTGCGGCGTGTCTGGCTCCGGGAAAAGCTGTCTTGCCATGCGGTTGCGCGAGGCGCTGCCGCTGATCCATCTGCGATCGGACGTGGAACGCAAGCGTCTCTTCGGCCTGAGCGAAACGGCGCGCACCCAATCCGGCGTCGACTCCGGAATCTATTTCCCAAGCGCCACGAACTGGACCTACGAGCGACTCCATCGACTGGCCGACGCGATCCTCGCCAACGGCTATGACGTGCTGGTGGACGCCACCTTTATTGCCCGCGAACGCCGCGAGCGATTCATGTATCTCGCGCGCAAGCACCGGGCGGCCTTTGCGATTCTGGCGCTCGACGCCCCGATCGAGGTGCTGCGTCAGCGCTTGATGCGCCGACTCGAACTGGGAAACGATGCCTCCGAGGCCGATCTCGCGGTGCTGGAACGTCAACTCGCGCTCCGACAATGCCTGAGCGAGGCGGAAAAGCCCTACGCGGTGATGATCGACAGCACGGACACGCCGCCGATCAGCGAGATTCTGGCTAGCATCGAAGCGATTCTCGGCCAGATGCCGGACGCCATCTCCAGCACATCCCGTTCGAGCGAAACATTGGTCTAA
- a CDS encoding FAD:protein FMN transferase has product MIRKNLSMGRRHGWLPFALFVAALLLPLAGCDKRADALIEIGGPTMGTYYSVKIARPPASMTAETLKPDVEVVLDQVIAEISTYDETSELSRLNRNPSTDWIPISSNLYDVIAEGQRIALLTDGAFDITIGPLVNLWGFGPEQRPDALPSSEEIQVARARVGWQKLDVRATPPAVRKARADLYIDLSALGEGVGADRVSALLEARGVADYMIAVAGAIRAKGRNAKGQPWAIAIEEPMPDLRSVHRVIPVSDRALSTSGDYRNFFERDGKRYSHEIDPMTGAPVERNLGSVTVIGESGMVVDGLATALMVMGEARGQAFAEARGLAAFFIVREGETLRGFGTPAFQGYLDR; this is encoded by the coding sequence ATGATTCGCAAAAACCTGTCCATGGGGCGCCGGCATGGCTGGCTCCCCTTTGCGCTGTTCGTCGCAGCGCTGCTTCTCCCGCTGGCCGGTTGCGACAAGCGTGCGGATGCTTTGATCGAAATCGGCGGTCCCACGATGGGAACCTATTACTCGGTCAAGATCGCTCGTCCACCGGCCAGTATGACCGCCGAGACGTTGAAACCGGACGTGGAGGTGGTGCTCGATCAGGTTATCGCCGAGATCTCGACCTACGACGAGACCTCCGAACTGTCGCGGCTTAACCGCAACCCGAGCACCGACTGGATTCCCATCTCCTCGAATCTGTATGACGTGATCGCCGAGGGGCAGCGCATCGCCCTCCTCACCGATGGCGCCTTCGACATCACCATCGGTCCCCTGGTGAACCTCTGGGGTTTTGGCCCGGAGCAGCGCCCTGATGCCTTGCCGTCCTCGGAGGAGATCCAGGTCGCGCGGGCGCGGGTCGGTTGGCAAAAGCTGGACGTGCGAGCGACCCCGCCAGCCGTCCGTAAGGCGCGCGCCGATCTCTACATCGACCTCTCGGCGCTTGGCGAGGGCGTCGGCGCCGACCGGGTGTCGGCCTTGCTCGAAGCGCGCGGCGTCGCCGATTACATGATCGCGGTGGCCGGCGCCATTCGCGCCAAGGGCCGCAATGCCAAGGGTCAGCCCTGGGCGATCGCGATCGAGGAGCCCATGCCCGACCTGCGTAGCGTCCACCGCGTCATTCCGGTCTCCGACCGCGCGCTCTCGACCTCGGGCGACTATCGCAATTTCTTCGAGCGTGACGGCAAACGCTACTCTCATGAGATCGACCCGATGACCGGGGCTCCGGTCGAGCGCAATCTTGGCTCGGTTACCGTGATCGGGGAGAGCGGCATGGTCGTCGACGGTCTCGCCACCGCGCTCATGGTGATGGGCGAGGCGCGGGGACAGGCGTTCGCCGAAGCGCGGGGCCTCGCGGCCTTTTTCATCGTGCGCGAGGGCGAGACGCTGCGCGGTTTCGGCACCCCGGCCTTTCAGGGTTATCTGGATCGCTGA
- a CDS encoding DMT family transporter has product MNWIALALLCAFALASADVATKAWLQGFSAPELLVVRFGIPGLLMTPLLLGLPSLTDLPLAFWGWIALLIPLELAAMLLYMAAIRDHPLSLTLPYLAFTPVFVIGVAWLVLGERVSARGAAGVLLVVAGAWLLNSAHARASDWRSWAAPFAAILDEPGSRMMLAVAAIYAITATLGKGAMRYLPPESFGAFYFALLGLAVFVLFVLPRPRVLLKLASHFWRVLGVGALMSLMVYTHFLAIQEVAVAYMIAVKRLSLLIGILYGALLFQETGLAARLPAGALMLAGVMLILV; this is encoded by the coding sequence ACGTGGCCACCAAGGCGTGGCTCCAGGGTTTTTCGGCGCCCGAACTGCTGGTGGTCCGGTTCGGTATCCCCGGCCTTTTGATGACACCGCTCCTGCTCGGTCTCCCGTCCCTCACCGATCTGCCGCTGGCCTTCTGGGGCTGGATCGCGCTCCTGATCCCCCTGGAACTGGCCGCGATGCTGCTCTATATGGCCGCCATCCGCGACCATCCGCTCTCGCTCACCTTGCCCTATCTGGCCTTTACGCCGGTGTTCGTCATCGGCGTGGCCTGGCTCGTCCTGGGCGAACGGGTGTCGGCGCGGGGCGCCGCCGGCGTTCTGCTGGTGGTCGCCGGTGCCTGGCTGTTGAACAGCGCCCACGCCCGTGCGAGCGACTGGCGAAGCTGGGCCGCGCCCTTCGCGGCGATTCTCGACGAGCCGGGATCGCGGATGATGCTGGCGGTCGCGGCCATCTACGCGATCACCGCGACCCTCGGCAAGGGGGCCATGCGATATCTGCCTCCGGAATCCTTCGGCGCCTTTTATTTCGCCTTGCTGGGGCTTGCCGTGTTCGTACTCTTCGTTCTGCCGCGGCCGCGGGTGCTGCTCAAGCTGGCCAGCCATTTCTGGCGCGTGCTCGGTGTGGGCGCCTTGATGAGCCTGATGGTCTACACCCATTTTCTCGCGATCCAGGAGGTCGCGGTGGCCTACATGATCGCCGTCAAGCGCCTGAGCCTGCTGATCGGCATTCTCTATGGCGCCCTGCTGTTCCAGGAAACCGGACTGGCGGCCCGGCTGCCGGCCGGCGCGCTGATGCTGGCCGGGGTGATGCTGATCCTGGTCTGA